One Phaseolus vulgaris cultivar G19833 chromosome 2, P. vulgaris v2.0, whole genome shotgun sequence DNA window includes the following coding sequences:
- the LOC137809056 gene encoding uncharacterized protein encodes MPFGEGASINRPPLFCGVSYQFWKVRMKIFIHSTDKGIWESIENGPFVPQVKKDDVLVYQPSFEWTEAESKKVKFDWISKNIITSALSCDEFFRVSQCNSAKEMWDIVEVTHEGTTDVKRARKHALIQEYELFRMQKGESICDVHKRFSHIVNHLMSLGMKFDEEELNIKVLKCLDRTWQPKVTAISESKDLTSMTVASLFGKLREHEIEIQRLVV; translated from the coding sequence ATGCcctttggggaaggtgcctcaattaacaggccACCACTGTTTTGTGGGGTTagttaccaattttggaaagtgagaatgaaaatttttataCACTCAACTGATAAAGGCATTTGGGagtcaattgaaaatggtccttttgtacCTCAAGTTAAGAAAGATGATGTTTTAGTTTATCAACCTTCATTCGAGTGGACTGAGGCAGAAAGTAAGAAAGTTAAATTTGATTGGAtatcaaaaaatattataacatctgCTCTGAGctgtgatgagtttttcagggtttcACAATGCAACTCTgctaaagaaatgtgggacatcgtggaggtcacacatgaaggcacaactgatgtgaaaagagctaggaagcatgctcTGATTCAAGAGTATGAACTCTTCAGAATGCAAAAGGGAGAATCCATATGTGATGTGCATAAGAGGTTTTCTCACATTGTGAATCATCTTATGAGTCTTGGTATGAAGTTTGATGAGGAAGAGCTTAACATCAAGGTActgaagtgtcttgatagaacatggcaGCCAAAGGTTACTGCCATCTCTGAATCAAAGGATCTCACCTCAATGACTGTGGCATCTCTTTTCGGTAAACTAAGAGAGCATGAAATTGAGATTCAAAGGCTTGTTGTctaa